The following is a genomic window from Acidimicrobiales bacterium.
CCGGCTCCCGGCGACGACAGCTCCGTCACCCTCACCGCCACACCCACCCTGCCCTTCACCGGATCGGATACCACCCTGGCCACAGCCGGGCTCCTGTCGGTCGCGCTCGGCGGGATCCTCGTGGTGGTCGCCAACCGCACCACCCCCCGGCTCCGGCGCATCGACGAGGCGGGCTAGCTAGGTTCGAGGGAGTGGCTGACCCGAAGTCGTTCGCCCTCGACGAGCAGGTCCACCGCTACCTGGTGGAGCACAGCACACCCCTCGACGACGTCCGCCTGAGGCTGATCGCGGCCACCGCCGAGCTCGGCCCGGTCGCCCGCATGCAGGTGGCCCCCGAGCAGTCGTCGTTCCTCACGGTGCTCACCCGCCTCCTCGGCGTGCGACGGGCGGTGGAGGTCGGCACCTTCACCGGCCTGTCGGCGCTGTCGATCGCCATGGGCATGCCCGACGACGGGCACCTCCTGTGCTGCGACGTGAGCGAGGAGTGGACCGACGTGGCCCGGGAGCACTGGGCCGATGCCGGCGTCGAGGGGCGCATCGAGCTGCGGATCGCCCCCGCTGCGGAGACGCTGCGCTCCCTCCCGGCCGATCCCG
Proteins encoded in this region:
- a CDS encoding O-methyltransferase; the encoded protein is MADPKSFALDEQVHRYLVEHSTPLDDVRLRLIAATAELGPVARMQVAPEQSSFLTVLTRLLGVRRAVEVGTFTGLSALSIAMGMPDDGHLLCCDVSEEWTDVAREHWADAGVEGRIELRIAPAAETLRSLPADPVIDLAFIDADKGSYVTYWDELVPRLRPGGVVLVDNVLWRGQVVDDSITDDDTEAIRRFNDHALADERVEVVMLPISDGLTLARRR